The Deinococcus budaensis genome includes a window with the following:
- a CDS encoding SDR family oxidoreductase, protein MTEGANAMAAQGMTLDYTGEVVLVTGGSTGIGRATSLAFARQGARVVIGDLADEANETVEMIRDGVCVNAPAPGLVETPMTRRWLDDPEMRRGAVLAGPPEEMSGMVLFLCSPLASFATGQVFVVDGGQTAH, encoded by the coding sequence ATGACCGAGGGCGCGAACGCGATGGCCGCCCAGGGGATGACGCTGGACTACACGGGCGAGGTGGTCCTCGTGACCGGGGGCAGCACGGGCATCGGGCGGGCGACCTCCCTCGCCTTTGCCCGCCAGGGGGCGCGGGTGGTCATCGGCGACCTCGCCGACGAGGCCAATGAGACTGTCGAGATGATCAGGGATGGCGTCTGCGTCAACGCCCCCGCCCCCGGCCTGGTCGAGACGCCCATGACCCGGCGCTGGCTGGACGACCCCGAGATGCGGCGGGGGGCCGTCCTCGCCGGGCCGCCGGAGGAGATGAGCGGCATGGTGCTCTTTCTCTGCTCGCCGCTGGCCTCCTTCGCCACCGGACAGGTGTTCGTCGTGGACGGCGGGCAGACCGCGCACTGA
- a CDS encoding HdeD family acid-resistance protein codes for MTQNSDLGPAPRSSSLRAAARSSWGWTVARGVLTLIFGILALIWPGAAFLSLAIVFGAYAFVDGVATLIGGFASRSGGVRWPLILSGVLGIVAGVITFVNPGATVLALLWLIAAWALVRGILEIVAAIRWRAEIPGAGEWLVGLSGLLLVILGLLLLFNPLAGIITTAYLIGFYAVLAGIVLILLGFRLRNL; via the coding sequence ATGACCCAGAACAGCGACCTCGGCCCCGCCCCCCGCTCGTCCTCGCTGCGTGCCGCTGCCCGTTCCTCGTGGGGCTGGACGGTGGCGCGCGGCGTGCTGACCCTGATCTTCGGCATCCTCGCGCTGATCTGGCCGGGCGCGGCCTTCCTGTCGCTCGCCATCGTATTCGGCGCCTACGCCTTCGTGGACGGCGTCGCCACGCTGATCGGCGGCTTTGCCTCACGCTCGGGGGGCGTGCGCTGGCCCCTGATCCTCAGCGGGGTGCTGGGCATCGTCGCGGGGGTCATCACCTTCGTCAACCCCGGCGCGACCGTGCTGGCGCTGCTGTGGTTGATCGCCGCCTGGGCGCTGGTGCGCGGCATTCTGGAGATCGTCGCGGCGATCCGCTGGCGGGCAGAGATTCCCGGGGCGGGCGAATGGCTGGTCGGCCTCAGCGGCCTGCTGCTCGTGATCCTGGGCCTCCTGCTCTTGTTCAACCCGCTCGCCGGGATCATCACGACCGCGTACCTGATCGGCTTTTACGCCGTCCTGGCGGGCATCGTGCTGATCCTGCTGGGCTTCCGGCTGCGGAACCTGTAG
- a CDS encoding NADPH-dependent FMN reductase, which produces MTTTTPLRILGIAGSLREGSYNRATLRAATELVPDGAVIETFELNGLPAYNQDEERNPPEKVRELKRRIREADALLIVTPEYNYSIPGVLKNAIDWASRPYGDNSFDGKPAAIMGASIGSIATARAQYDLRKMFVYLNVFALNQPEVMIGHAQDRFDEEGNLIDETTRAFIRQQLEALIKWTRRLERGKEGA; this is translated from the coding sequence ATGACCACCACCACTCCCCTGCGCATCCTCGGCATCGCGGGCAGCCTGCGCGAGGGGTCCTACAACCGCGCCACCCTGCGCGCCGCGACCGAACTCGTCCCGGACGGCGCCGTCATCGAGACCTTCGAGCTGAACGGCCTCCCCGCCTACAACCAGGACGAGGAGCGAAACCCGCCCGAGAAGGTCAGGGAACTCAAGCGCCGCATCCGCGAGGCCGACGCCCTGCTGATCGTGACGCCCGAGTACAACTACTCCATTCCCGGCGTGCTGAAAAATGCCATTGACTGGGCCTCGCGGCCCTACGGCGACAACTCCTTCGACGGCAAACCGGCGGCGATCATGGGGGCCAGCATCGGTTCCATCGCCACGGCGCGGGCGCAGTACGACCTGCGGAAGATGTTCGTGTACCTCAACGTCTTCGCGCTCAACCAGCCGGAGGTGATGATCGGCCACGCCCAGGACCGCTTCGACGAGGAGGGCAACCTGATCGACGAGACGACCCGCGCCTTCATCCGTCAGCAGCTCGAAGCCCTCATCAAGTGGACGCGGCGGCTGGAGCGGGGCAAGGAGGGGGCATGA
- a CDS encoding DUF1269 domain-containing protein encodes MADARPFRYQATFQDPGQAKDDFAAVSALHRTGLLGTYGAALITRDPGSGEVWLSTRALPAERSAVLGAVLGLLLGRLLRASLLLSAAAGALAGGVTGHLRAGLPRRELQALAATLAPGESAVVVVGESRLEEALRQAGERAARRLARRREEVRQINRQGEEAAQRTGA; translated from the coding sequence ATGGCCGACGCCCGACCGTTCCGTTATCAGGCGACTTTTCAGGACCCTGGGCAGGCGAAAGACGACTTTGCCGCCGTCTCGGCGCTGCACCGGACCGGGCTGCTGGGCACCTACGGGGCCGCCCTGATCACCCGGGACCCAGGCTCGGGGGAGGTGTGGCTGTCCACCCGCGCGCTGCCTGCCGAGCGTAGCGCGGTGCTGGGCGCCGTGCTCGGCCTGCTGCTGGGGCGGCTGCTGAGGGCCTCGCTGCTGCTCTCGGCCGCCGCCGGGGCGCTCGCGGGGGGCGTGACCGGGCACCTGCGCGCCGGGCTGCCGCGCCGGGAACTGCAAGCCCTCGCCGCCACCCTCGCGCCCGGCGAGTCGGCGGTGGTGGTGGTCGGGGAGTCGCGGCTGGAAGAGGCGCTGCGGCAGGCGGGGGAGCGCGCGGCCCGGCGGCTCGCGCGGCGGCGGGAGGAGGTGCGGCAGATCAACCGGCAAGGGGAAGAAGCGGCCCAGCGAACAGGCGCCTGA